In Pangasianodon hypophthalmus isolate fPanHyp1 chromosome 1, fPanHyp1.pri, whole genome shotgun sequence, the genomic window GTAAGTACTTCTTCCTGGTCATGGTTGCAGTGGATtgagagtctatcccaggaatactgggagCAAGATGGGAGAATTCATCCTgaatggaatgccagtccatcacaaggcaccatgcatgcacattcacacctaggggcaatttagcatagccaactcacctacctgcatgtttttgggaggtagaaggaaacaggaaaaatactTATTTTTGTATAGGAATACATTTCGTATTACCTGTATTTGTCTTAACCCCTTTCCACTCTAGATCATAAAAACCTtatctgaaaggaaaaaaaaaaaggtacaaacaCAAATGGGATAatcatgctttaataaatatttaacatgtctaatacaaataaatattgcacattGCTCAGGCACGAAAGGGTCATAGGTACTGTAGCATTGACTGTTTAGGGAGTCGGCAAGGTCACAAAGAGAAACATGTAAAATGCTCCACTGCTGGAGAcaaattcacaaaaacaaatacagaacaAGCTTTGGCTGAGGGGCTACTCCTTTGGGAACAAGAACATTATCACCAACAGTTAATGCCATTTCTACACACAAGAAATGGACTAGCTGGcaaaagacagtacaataacatGATCACCTACCCAGATGATCACATCAGGGCAATGAGCAATACAACTTGTGCGAAATAAACAAGACAAAGATAAATCCATTCAAGTTAACTTGCCGTACAATTATGGCAACTATACACAGTGCAAAGTGGcagaactaaaaataaaaatgtaccgattatacacacatacacaaaacaaacTTCTTTAAATCTATTAAGTGCTCTTGTTAGCTGTGCCTAAAGGTGAAAGACCATCACACGTGTGGCCCATAGGTGACAAGGCGAAGAGAGTGCAATCCCATAATGCAACAGCCACGGATTAAAGCTGCAATGTTGTACACTGGTGCCCCATCAATTGCATTGTGCTGAGAGTACAGCCAGGCCACCGTAGGAAGAACAGGTGCTGCCACAGCAACCAGATCAACCAAGAAGCTGTTGCTCCAGTGGCTTTTCCCCACCACAGCTGTATTAACACTGCTGCAAGTATCCTTCATGCCAAAGTCCAGCTCTTCCATGAACCCTGGATCCACTTCAGGTTCTGAACTCTGGGTTGAACCACCAGGGTCCTGTGGAATTAGCAATGTAGAAAGTGCAGGATTATAGGGAATGTGGTCCATCCCCTCCATCAGGTTGGGATTCTGAGCTTGAGACAACAATTTGTCTTTGATTGGTTCCTCTGCTTGGGGTATGTTGGATTCCTGTGCTTTGGGTAACTTTTGGAAAACATTTGAAGACAGCCCAGTGTTTTGAAGCTTCAGCAGATGTAAAAGCAAGGCTTGGAGATCAGGATTATAGAAGGTCTCATCTGTTTGGACTGCCTTTTCACCAGAAGTATGTTGCTCATCAGCAGTGATTTGACTGTGGATTTGATCTTTAGAGCTCTTCACACTGTCCTCAGCAGCACACTGTATCAGAGAGGACACTCCCGGGTGGCTCATGAGTTTGCCACTACCATCTTGGCTGTAGTCCACAGCTGTAGACATGAGAACCTGCTCTAGCATGTCCATCTGGTTGGCCATCTCATCATTAACCAGTAACCCACTGTCTgccatctctttctctgcctgATCCTGAACCTGCAGCTCTTCTTTCTCCTTCCCTTCAGAGGGCTTTTCTGGAGAGTCACATATGAAGTCCAGTGTGGGCTCGTCATGCAGGTTGGCACCACTTTGCGCCAGTTCCATGCTATGCAGTAAGGATTCCAGCTTCCTGTTCTGGATGTTGATATCAATGAAATACTTCTGAATGCCTTTATCCTTCTCCATCAGACTGTTCTTCATGGTCTCAACTACTTGCCGTAGCTGTTTTATCTCCTTACGTGCCTCCTTGAGAGCTAGCTGTGCCTCCACACGGTGACACTCTTCCTCGATCCAGTCCTCACGCATCCGGCCCAGCTGGGACTTCAACTCCTGAATTTCAGACTCCCTGATGAATGGGAAATAATCACCTTTATGCTGCTTTTATGATTAGTACTTAGATGAAGACAGTATGCAAAAGACAGGTCACTGGGGCTTACCGATCAGAGACGGTTTGCTCAGAATCCCTGAGCTTGGTCCTCAAGTGCCGGATTGTCACCTCTTTTTGTTGTAGAGGGGTCAGGTATTGCTCTGGATTGGGTGGTCTGATGCCATGATTGTCACCACATGAACGGTAGCTCCCTGGAGTGGTTCTTCTATAATAAATTCAACTTGAATCATATTGTTGTAATAGTTTAATACAGGCACCCTGCAGATGTACACAACTGAGCAATAATAAGTACAGCAGCACAAAGAATAATCTGGGTCTGAAATAATTCAACTGATCCATTAATTTCACCACAATAAATGCATGTTATAGTCCCTATGGAAAAAACAATTTAGTGAATCATTTTAAAGTTCATCAGAACCCAAACATGACTGATGGTATTGAATCATTTACACAGAGGGCAAGAAGACTATCTGATTGTCTGATACACATGCTGAAAAATACAATCATTCCTTTGTCACCATAATCAGAGGTCTGTCTATTCCAGTGTCCTACCTGACAGTGGGGTTAGAATTGTTGCTGATGCATGAGGAAAGGGGTTTTTTGGGGGGCGTTCTGTAGGGGGCATACAGTTCTGCATCACAGGGAGCAGTAGGGCTTCCTGGAGGTTTAAACACGGGCTGGCTTCTGATGTGCGGCACGCGACTGGAGACCAGAAAATACAAGACAACAGCTCTGATTACTGGCTATTACTTTACTGCTGTAAGCGCAGACTTGAGAAATGTAGAAACATTCACCAACATGGTAGAGCATCTTAAAATCAGTCAAGTAAatggacaataaaaaaaatatatatatttgggcAGATAAAAAGTTGCAGtctcatttgcattttcataaTCATTAATGGAAAACTGTTGATCTTGAGGTACTATACTTCACCTGTGTGAAAGGCTGCTCTTTTTCCCAGTGGAGCTGTTGGCCATAGTTCCACGGCTCTTGAAGCTTCCAGTGCTGCTGGAAGAGCTGAAGTCAGCCTCACTGCCTGCAAAACATGAGTGTTCTACATGTTTCAATAAACCACACCAACACCTGCTATATCTGCTTCCATACCTCCACACCAGAGAGCCATAAATCCTGGAATGAGCAAGATGTATACACTAGGAAAAAGGTCATTCAAGTCCCAAGCCCAGCCAAATATATTTTCCTAAACTCAATGCCATTTTTAATCTGCGTACTTTCCAGCATCCACAGTAGATAAGACCACACTGAGGAAAACAGCTGCAGGATCTCCTTCTTTTCCTCTATTATCACTCAGTTCACAGCATTTTAACATGTGGCAGGGTATAATTATTTAGTCCATACAGATTCACTCCCCTTACAAATCTCTAGATAAATGTAACCATAATCAGAGATAAAGTACactagacaaaaacaaaacaccagtAAGATTATGACATTATGGTAACAtgtcatagaaaaaaaagagcttgtGAATAAACTGATTCACAATGCCTAATCCTAATCTCactacatacataaatacataaacaagtACCTGAGAAACACCTCTTTCCTTTTGATAAAACCATCACACAGTGCACTCTGAACTTGTGAGGGAACAAAACAAACTGCTAAACCTAGCAGTCTTTCAGTGTTGTCagtgattttgattttgttagTCACTTCGTTGAGTTAATGGGGGAAGTTAACTACTTCTAATTACACTGATTGGCCAGCTGCAGCCCAACTGACCCACCAATCAGCAATCACTCTGTGTGTGCACAATCAAGTAAACAGCACCTGTCTCGCCGTGGTTTGGCATgcttgcaaataaaataaagctttcaGACTTTTCAAGATGGGTTCCAAATAACAATAGTAACATTATTAATGATTGGTAAAAAGCTAATAGGGGATAGCTCTATTAGGTATAAGGCCAAACAATTAATAAGACCAGattaatagtagtattttattttattttataatgatttatcgttaggtccctggaggactagtggttaggacTTGACGCTCTCACCGCcgtggcctgggtttgattcccgacCAGCGacacacgacagtgcactctcagtgctggtcccaagcctggataaaattggggaggatTGTATCAGAAAGGGCATCCGGGGTAAAAACTgtaccaaatcaaatatgtggaccaatgatctgctgtggcaacccctaatggTAGCAGacgaaaaacaacaacaatgataatgatgcattattaataaatacagcaaatgggtcagaaaaaaaaattatcaacagtttttttattattatttttcatattattttttatccaGTGGAAGTACACAAGTGAGCTGATTATGAAGAACAAGACACTTCTATACATGCTGAAGTTTGTTCCAGGATTCAGCTAGCAAgccacagaaaaacacattgCTGTAGTCAGTTCTGGAAAAGGCACTTCAGCCTTTCACCATCTGGTTGTGACACAAGTGGTTTAATCCTGGAAGCactaaaaagatttttaaaagagAGGCTttttaatgtgacatttttaaacatgtgcTTCAAAGCAGAGTTGACTATCAAACATTACTCACCCCCAATTACGTACCAGAAAAGAATATATGTCTGTAAGATTTATGAATGTGTGAAGCGGTACCAATAGATGACCTCTGACTCGGCTGCATGAACACTTTTATGATTTGTCAGTTAGACAATgcgctaaaataaaaaaaacaaaacgggTAATGTATTTAGTAGATTTAGTTTTAGTTTCTGCATTCATTTGTCCAAAAAACTGATGGAGATGTTTTTGAAAAGCTTACAACATAGTTCAGCTGCTTCACAATAACTGCCTGATCAGTGATAATTCCAAGGtcattattgtattttatgactGATTTAGTAATAATGCAGACCAAGATATGGACATGAAACCTCAATAATTTTACATATTTCAAAATAGTACATTTGATAGAAAAGCAAGAAATAATGCAGTCAgaatgcatgtaaaaaaaaatgaaatcagtcCTTAGCAAAAGGGTCAATCGTATATTCACCCATTGCTAGCCAAAATTGCATAAATCATGCCTTTAGGGATCATTCGGTCTGAATCtgctttaagatgaatgaaCTTTTAAGGTGTTAAAACTATCGTctgatctttttccaatcttcagctgcccagtttcagtgagcctgtgcccactgttcCCTCGGATTCTTGTtacctgttcttagctgacaggaatggaacctaggatatggtcttctgctgttgtagaccatCCACTTTAAGGTTTAAGGAGGTCTTGCATTTTCTAAGacacttttcttttatttgagttactgtatacTTTCTgttagcttgaaccagtctagTCATTCTCCTCTGCCCTTTCTTATCAGCAAGGCTTTatcacctgcagaactgccgctcaatggatgctttttgttttttgcaccattctgtgttaaCATACTTCAGAAATACTCACTCCAGCCCATCTGtcaccaacaaacatgccacactcaaagtcattgagatcacattttttccccagtttgatgtttgatgtgaatattaaatgaatctgcatgattttatgcattgagctGTTGCCatataattggctgattggataactgcatgaaggtacaggtgttcctattaaagtggcaggTGAGTGCATAAAAGGAGTCCAACTTTTAACTTGGATAACGTTTAGCAGTAAGAATTAAGTTTCAGTTAAGACCATGCTTTGCCTAAGATCCACATTGCACAGCAATATTTTCACACCTACCCAAGTCTGCCATGtttcttttatataaacatctctTATATAAAACAGCTCTAAGATGACATCAGGTAAATCTCAGCAAATATTCCCTCACCTCTGTGCAGAATAGCGGGTTGCTGCTGCTCCCTGTTGTGCTTCTGTGTAATGCCGTTACACTCAGCCACCACATTGACTCTGACCCTCTTGACCTTGGCCTTGCTCTTCACTGGTATGGGTGACCCCAGAGAGCTGTTGTCTGAGCCAGATCTGATTTTAGCTGGAGATGGACACTGACTGCTTGGACATCCAGTGTCATCTGAAACCAGGCGAGCACACGTCAACACTGCAAGCAAAAGTGAATGCGTAATGCTTTTCCTAATCCAACTATTCAGTGTTTAGGCCTCAGGACTTAGTAATGCTCTTCAGTGTCTGTTTTTAGGATATATCCAGCATACCTGATGAGAAGCTGTTAGGACTGATGGTTCTGCTCTGTTTTCTGCTGATGTCGCAGTCTTTGCTTTCATCCTCAGACAATGGAAACTGAGAAATCTGCGAATCCTTGGGATGAAAAGGTTGAAGCATGAGACGGGGGATGCGGCTACGAGTGCTGTCCTTTCCAAACGACTTCTTCACCTTGAGGAAATGTCA contains:
- the sybu gene encoding syntabulin isoform X3 — protein: MGPFQDYKVKKSFGKDSTRSRIPRLMLQPFHPKDSQISQFPLSEDESKDCDISRKQSRTISPNSFSSDDTGCPSSQCPSPAKIRSGSDNSSLGSPIPVKSKAKVKRVRVNVVAECNGITQKHNREQQQPAILHRGSEADFSSSSSTGSFKSRGTMANSSTGKKSSLSHSRVPHIRSQPVFKPPGSPTAPCDAELYAPYRTPPKKPLSSCISNNSNPTVRRTTPGSYRSCGDNHGIRPPNPEQYLTPLQQKEVTIRHLRTKLRDSEQTVSDRESEIQELKSQLGRMREDWIEEECHRVEAQLALKEARKEIKQLRQVVETMKNSLMEKDKGIQKYFIDINIQNRKLESLLHSMELAQSGANLHDEPTLDFICDSPEKPSEGKEKEELQVQDQAEKEMADSGLLVNDEMANQMDMLEQVLMSTAVDYSQDGSGKLMSHPGVSSLIQCAAEDSVKSSKDQIHSQITADEQHTSGEKAVQTDETFYNPDLQALLLHLLKLQNTGLSSNVFQKLPKAQESNIPQAEEPIKDKLLSQAQNPNLMEGMDHIPYNPALSTLLIPQDPGGSTQSSEPEVDPGFMEELDFGMKDTCSSVNTAVVGKSHWSNSFLVDLVAVAAPVLPTVAWLYSQHNAIDGAPVYNIAALIRGCCIMGLHSLRLVTYGPHV
- the sybu gene encoding syntabulin isoform X4, encoding MVLSKGKRCFSGSEADFSSSSSTGSFKSRGTMANSSTGKKSSLSHSRVPHIRSQPVFKPPGSPTAPCDAELYAPYRTPPKKPLSSCISNNSNPTVRRTTPGSYRSCGDNHGIRPPNPEQYLTPLQQKEVTIRHLRTKLRDSEQTVSDRESEIQELKSQLGRMREDWIEEECHRVEAQLALKEARKEIKQLRQVVETMKNSLMEKDKGIQKYFIDINIQNRKLESLLHSMELAQSGANLHDEPTLDFICDSPEKPSEGKEKEELQVQDQAEKEMADSGLLVNDEMANQMDMLEQVLMSTAVDYSQDGSGKLMSHPGVSSLIQCAAEDSVKSSKDQIHSQITADEQHTSGEKAVQTDETFYNPDLQALLLHLLKLQNTGLSSNVFQKLPKAQESNIPQAEEPIKDKLLSQAQNPNLMEGMDHIPYNPALSTLLIPQDPGGSTQSSEPEVDPGFMEELDFGMKDTCSSVNTAVVGKSHWSNSFLVDLVAVAAPVLPTVAWLYSQHNAIDGAPVYNIAALIRGCCIMGLHSLRLVTYGPHV
- the sybu gene encoding syntabulin isoform X1, encoding MGPFQDYKVKKSFGKDSTRSRIPRLMLQPFHPKDSQISQFPLSEDESKDCDISRKQSRTISPNSFSSVLTCARLVSDDTGCPSSQCPSPAKIRSGSDNSSLGSPIPVKSKAKVKRVRVNVVAECNGITQKHNREQQQPAILHRGSEADFSSSSSTGSFKSRGTMANSSTGKKSSLSHSRVPHIRSQPVFKPPGSPTAPCDAELYAPYRTPPKKPLSSCISNNSNPTVRRTTPGSYRSCGDNHGIRPPNPEQYLTPLQQKEVTIRHLRTKLRDSEQTVSDRESEIQELKSQLGRMREDWIEEECHRVEAQLALKEARKEIKQLRQVVETMKNSLMEKDKGIQKYFIDINIQNRKLESLLHSMELAQSGANLHDEPTLDFICDSPEKPSEGKEKEELQVQDQAEKEMADSGLLVNDEMANQMDMLEQVLMSTAVDYSQDGSGKLMSHPGVSSLIQCAAEDSVKSSKDQIHSQITADEQHTSGEKAVQTDETFYNPDLQALLLHLLKLQNTGLSSNVFQKLPKAQESNIPQAEEPIKDKLLSQAQNPNLMEGMDHIPYNPALSTLLIPQDPGGSTQSSEPEVDPGFMEELDFGMKDTCSSVNTAVVGKSHWSNSFLVDLVAVAAPVLPTVAWLYSQHNAIDGAPVYNIAALIRGCCIMGLHSLRLVTYGPHV
- the sybu gene encoding syntabulin isoform X2, whose protein sequence is MGPFQDYKVKKSFGKDSTRSRIPRLMLQPFHPKDSQISQFPLSEDESKDCDISRKQSRTISPNSFSSVLTCARLVSDDTGCPSSQCPSPAKIRSGSDNSSLGSPIPVKSKAKVKRVRVNVVAECNGITQKHNREQQQPAILHRGSEADFSSSSSTGSFKSRGTMANSSTGKKSSLSHSRVPHIRSQPVFKPPGSPTAPCDAELYAPYRTPPKKPLSSCISNNSNPTVRTTPGSYRSCGDNHGIRPPNPEQYLTPLQQKEVTIRHLRTKLRDSEQTVSDRESEIQELKSQLGRMREDWIEEECHRVEAQLALKEARKEIKQLRQVVETMKNSLMEKDKGIQKYFIDINIQNRKLESLLHSMELAQSGANLHDEPTLDFICDSPEKPSEGKEKEELQVQDQAEKEMADSGLLVNDEMANQMDMLEQVLMSTAVDYSQDGSGKLMSHPGVSSLIQCAAEDSVKSSKDQIHSQITADEQHTSGEKAVQTDETFYNPDLQALLLHLLKLQNTGLSSNVFQKLPKAQESNIPQAEEPIKDKLLSQAQNPNLMEGMDHIPYNPALSTLLIPQDPGGSTQSSEPEVDPGFMEELDFGMKDTCSSVNTAVVGKSHWSNSFLVDLVAVAAPVLPTVAWLYSQHNAIDGAPVYNIAALIRGCCIMGLHSLRLVTYGPHV